Proteins encoded by one window of Dioscorea cayenensis subsp. rotundata cultivar TDr96_F1 chromosome 20, TDr96_F1_v2_PseudoChromosome.rev07_lg8_w22 25.fasta, whole genome shotgun sequence:
- the LOC120251681 gene encoding protein ASPARTIC PROTEASE IN GUARD CELL 1, whose amino-acid sequence MAAPTYHLFSLLLSLLFFSPVFSRTTPSPTITTATATLDVSASLDLITRALSFDPSPVQQTLDPEKTKLHSGNPSDLSLKLHSRDFLSTTPHKNYKTLTLARLRRDSARVSAITARAALAVNGISRSDLKPLFDPAMTTTAATGDDLQGPIVSGTSQGSGEYFSRVGVGRPAKPLFLVVDTGSDVTWIQCEPCAECYQQTGDIFNPSLSSTYSPLTCESESCRALDVSACRNSSCLYQVSYGDGSYTLGDFATETISFSDSSPVSGVAIGCGHDNEGLFVGAAGLLGLGGGSLSFPSQISARAFSYCLVDRDSSATSTLQFGPSAAPDAGAVTAPLLQNHQMDTFYYVSMTGISVGGELLSIPPSSFAMDETGAGGVIVDSGTAVTRLQTDAYTALRDAFTKHTGDLPATSGVALFDTCYDLSSKTTVQVPTVSFHFPGGSELKLPAKNYLIPVDSAGTFCLAFASTTAPLSIIGNVQQQGTRVSFDLENSLVGFSSNKC is encoded by the coding sequence ATGGCGGCTCCTACCTATCATCTCTTTTCTCTCCTGCTCtccctcctcttcttctcccctGTCTTCTCCCGGACCACGCCTTCTCCGACCATCACTACCGCCACCGCCACTCTCGACGTCTCTGCGTCTCTTGACCTCATCACTCGCGCGCTCTCCTTCGATCCTTCACCGGTCCAGCAAACCCTAGATCCTGAGAAAACCAAGCTACATTCCGGTAACCCCAGCGATCTTTCCCTCAAACTTCATTCCAGAGACTTCCTATCCACAACGCCGCACAAAAActacaaaaccctaaccctagctcGTCTCCGCCGCGACTCCGCCCGAGTATCCGCCATCACTGCACGAGCCGCACTCGCGGTTAACGGCATCTCCAGATCCGATCTAAAGCCATTGTTCGATCCGGCGATGACGACCACCGCCGCCACCGGCGATGATCTCCAAGGTCCGATCGTATCCGGCACGAGCCAAGGCAGCGGCGAGTACTTCTCCCGCGTCGGCGTTGGCCGGCCGGCGAAACCCCTCTTCTTGGTCGTCGACACCGGCAGCGACGTCACCTGGATTCAGTGCGAGCCCTGCGCCGAATGCTACCAGCAAACCGGTGACATCTTCAATCCTTCGTTATCGTCGACCTACTCCCCGCTCACCTGCGAGTCTGAATCTTGCCGCGCCCTCGACGTCTCCGCCTGCCGGAACTCCTCCTGCCTCTACCAAGTCTCCTACGGCGACGGATCTTACACCCTTGGCGACTTCGCCACCGAGACGATCTCCTTCTCTGACTCCTCCCCGGTTTCCGGCGTCGCCATTGGCTGCGGTCACGACAATGAAGGTCTCTTCGTCGGCGCTGCGGGACTTCTCGGCCTCGGCGGTGGATCTCTCTCGTTCCCTTCCCAGATCTCCGCCCGTGCCTTTTCCTACTGCCTCGTCGACCGCGACTCCTCCGCCACTTCCACACTCCAGTTCGGTCCCTCCGCCGCGCCGGATGCCGGCGCGGTCACTGCGCCGTTGCTCCAGAACCACCAGATGGACACCTTCTACTACGTCTCCATGACCGGGATCAGCGTCGGCGGTGAGCTTCTCTCTATCCCACCATCCTCCTTCGCCATGGACGAAACCGGCGCCGGCGGAGTCATTGTGGACTCCGGCACTGCCGTGACCCGGCTTCAGACCGACGCCTACACCGCCCTCCGTGACGCTTTCACTAAGCACACCGGCGACCTCCCGGCAACGTCCGGAGTGGCGTTATTTGACACTTGCTACGATCTCTCGTCAAAGACGACCGTACAGGTGCCAACAGTCTCGTTCCACTTCCCCGGCGGCAGCGAGCTGAAACTTCCGGCCAAAAACTATCTCATTCCGGTGGACTCCGCCGGGACGTTCTGCCTGGCCTTCGCCTCCACAACAGCGCCGTTGTCAATCATCGGTAATGTGCAGCAGCAGGGGACACGCGTCAGCTTCGATCTTGAG